A region from the Pelobates fuscus isolate aPelFus1 chromosome 3, aPelFus1.pri, whole genome shotgun sequence genome encodes:
- the SPMIP1 gene encoding protein SPMIP1, producing the protein MARLVSLTTQQQDFIKESYIKEIMSRVKWQHRYGPEIQVQKKSKQKPKTQIDIKLPIIKNSSMMTRQEQQELKDIDQTVNDFERRADMRPVSPKTQSLLYQCRSRDGKGRNEYLRVRNQMKPEEKYFYPLTSNWAYGWQIGNIDKRQSPFFRRCHIVSDTFFRKNGVLLEIHPRDVAS; encoded by the exons ATGGCTCGGTTGGTAAGTCTGACGACACAGCAGCAAGATTTTATAAAGGAGTCATATATAAAGGAGATCATGTCACGTGTTAAATGGCAGCATCGCTATGGCCCAGAAATACAAgtccaaaaaaaatcaaaacaaaaacccAAAACACAGATTGATATAAAGTTGCCGATAATAAAAAACTCGAGCATGATGACTAGACAGGAACAACAAGAGCTCAAAGACATTGATCAAACTGTAAATGACTTTGAAAGAAGAG CAGACATGAGGCCAGTCAGTCCCAAGACGCAGAGCTTACTCTACCAATGCAGATCCAGAGATGGAAAAGGAAGAAATGAATATCTACGAGTGAGGAATCAAATGAAGCCAGAGGAGAAATACTTCTACCCTTTAACAAGTAACTGGGCTTATGGTTGGCAAATAG GTAACATTGACAAAAGACAGTCCCCATTCTTTCGACGCTGTCATATTGTGAGTGATACATTCTTCCGGAAGAATGGTGTCCTACTTGAGATACATCCAAGAGATGTTGCCTCCTAA
- the ATP6V1F gene encoding V-type proton ATPase subunit F: protein MAGLARGKLIAVIGDEDTCTGFLLGGIGELNKNRKPNFLVVEKETSVTEIEETFRSFLNRDDIGIILINQFIAEMIRHAIDAHNLSIPAVLEIPSKEHPYDANKDSILRRAKGMFTSDDLR, encoded by the exons ATGGCAGGCCTGGCCAGGGGGAAGCTGATCGCGGTGATCGGAGATGAGGATACCTGCACCGGGTTCTTGCTGGGCGGCATCGGAGAGCTGAATAAAAACCGCAAACCGAACTTCTTGGTGGTGGAGAAGGAGACCAGCGTGACGGAGATAGAGGAAACCTTCCG GAGTTTCTTAAATCGTGATGATATCGGGATTATCTTAATAAACCAGTTCATTGCTGAGATGATCCGTCATGCTATTGATGCCCACAATCTTTCCATCCCTGCTGTGCTTGAAATTCCATCCAAAGAGCACCCATATGATGCAAACAAGGACTCCATCCTACGCAGAGCCAAAGGCATGTTTACCTCTGATGACTTGCGGTAA